The Astatotilapia calliptera chromosome 4, fAstCal1.2, whole genome shotgun sequence genome segment GGACTTTTTTGGACCTGGTCACAATCACACGGCAATCCCATTAAAGAGGCTCAGAAGGAAACCCTTCTGGAAGGTCTGGCTATGAGATTAGCATTAAATAGCAGCAACTGATGCGCAACAAATACCCACCTTAAATGTGATGAAGATCTCCTTCTTTCCAACCGGCATTCTCACGGTCTGACCATCCTCCACTCCTGCAGGGCATAATATGTAGTATCAATTAAAACGACTTTTAACTTGAACAGTGGAACGATCCATCTCAAAGAATAATCCCATTAAGATCAACACCAGCAGGCTTTAAAAGGTACAAGGAGGAGATGTCGCTTACATTTATACTTTAAATTTTTAAGATTAAAtgtctattttgtttttctagacTAAACACCTCAATACAGAGATAAACTATCCTCCAGTCCACAACTATTTAATTATACATTTAGGACAGAGCTAATTAACTTTCTGGCACAAGACCATTTTCAATTTAATATGCATAACTATACGGACAAAAAAGGAGCCAAAATAACCCTGATTACATTACTCGAGTCACATTATGTATTTAACTAGTTAAGAGTAATTTTATCTTTGCATTCTTTCAAATTCTGAGTGATTAAACTATCTTTTACTCAATGTTCATCAGTGAAGCTGCCCTTTTAGGCAATGTTTCAATAACTTTGTGAAACAGCCTATAGCAAAGCTTGCTTTGGCACATGGTCCtgctcattaaaaatgaatgcaaacaTATCCTTGAGGTATTTGCAGCGTGTAAACAGTAGTCAGATAAACAGACTTGAGTGTGACTGACCTGCAGGCACAGGAACCATcaccgtcttcttctgtttggttTGTCCCGTGCCACGACAAGAGTTGCAGGGGGTGGAAATGACCGTGCCTTTGCCACCGCAGCGCCGACATGTGGAACGCATCACAAATGGGCCAGTATTTACTGTTTCCTATAGCGGGGAAAATTAATGTTTAATAACAcacttgggaaaaaaaaagagatagaaACGAGATGATTGTTGGAGCTCTTACCATGCCAGAACCATTGCAGTTGTGGCAGTGTTGCACCTTAGTGCCTGGCTCGTGGCCTTTACCATCACAGCGCTGGCAGGCTGTTTCGATGTTAACTGACATCTCTTTGTTGACTCCCTTTGCTGCCTGAGTAAATGTCAGCTCCATAATGTACTATGAGAGGgaggcaaaacaaacaaataaaacatgtaagAAGAGGACATTCTGATtgataaaataaactgtttcaatTAGAATCAGCTAAGGAATCGCTCGTCTTCACTTCACCCTATTTCACAATATCCCTCTAACCTCCTGTGGCTGATCAAATATGGCGCCGAAGTCTCCAAAGCCGCGGCCTCCAGAGAATTCTCCAAAGATTTTGCGGAAGAGCTCCTCTGgatccacattgctggcatgTCCACTCCAGTAATGCTGTCCTCTACCCGCCTGACCTGCATCAAAGCCCGCTGTGCCATATGTATCATACTGCTTCCTCTTCACTTCATCACTAAGAACCTATGAAGAACAAAGTAAGGTAATAATGGTAAAACCTGGAGATGTTTCATAGGTTTCAATGAGCAAAGCAAATCTAGAGTAGAATTAATGCCCAAAACCAAACCTCATAAGCTTCAGCCAGCTGAGCAAATTTTTCCTTGGCTTGTGGGTCATCTTTGTTGGTGTCAGGGTGATACTTTTTAGCCATCTGAGGGACAGCAAACATGAACACACCGTCAGCTACTGCAAACACTACTGTGCTCAGTTCAAGCTGCATCTCAGGCAGGAACAGACCTGGTAGTAGGCTTTCTTGATCTCCTTCTGCGTTGCTGTGCGAGGTACCCCAAGAACCTGGTAAAAGTCCTGTTTGCTGCTGGCAGGGGCACTTGTGTGAAAGGACTGAGTGTAGACAGCGTTTGGTGGTTTGAGGCCTGGAACTGTTCAGCAGGGTGAAAGGTGTGAGTACAGTTTCAAGACATTTAAAGAGAAATGCAGACAAGTAAAAAGACGCCAGATGGAGGACAGCTTTAATGTAAAACTTGGATGCATCTACAACCAAATAACACTAGAGTGTGGATCTGAGAATGtgtggttgtttgtctctccGTTAGCTCTGTGATGGACTGAcaatctgtccagggtgtagcctatatcagctgggataggctgtaGCCCCACTGTGATCCTAAGAGGTATGTATGGATAAATGAGATGTCTCTCCAAATGCAGTGGTGCATTTTTAACTAAAAAGTTAAAGTTGTGGCTCATCTGTCCACAAATCCACTGTACAAGAAGTATCGTGGATCATGTTAGATGGTTTCCTCTGTGGGATTATTCCAATAACACaattcttgaaaaataagatgtggaataaaaatgtaagtaaGCTGTGGATATTTCTGTAGGTGTTTGTGTAACTGTGTCACTAATTAGTGTGTTTAACATTGTTTTCTGCGGTTAGTTAGCGAGTGAAGGTGACAAATAATGCTAAAAGACATGAATGGAAAGCATCCTTAGACTAACCCTAACTGACAGAAGATTCTAGAAACAACACAGATCCCTAAAGCCCCCTCCAAATGTGGAGCATGTGAATTAGTCAAACTGACAGGTCTAATGTTAGTGTTAAGTTACTGACcaggccaaaatctacagtctgaCAGCAAAATGTAACACCGGCATCGGTCTCCTGCAAACTGAACTTAATGGCTGCAAAGTATGCAAGACTGACTGCATCACATTTGATCAACTTTGAGAGTGCATCATAAAAATACGCCGGTCTCCAAGCTCGTCTTTTCTTCAGTGTTTGCTTGAGCCGTCATGAGGGCACTTTTATTTAGCTGTCTTACCCTGCGTCATTCGAGTGAACTTCAAAACAATTAGCCTAGAATAGCCTAGCCTAGCCTAGCCTAGCCTAGCTAAGGCTACTACCATATGGCTAACACAGCTCTTACCTGACAGCCCTCTCAATGTCACCGCTTTCCCCACTCCGCCACACACCAGGCTCCCATCGCGCCACAGTTTTTCGGCCCGCAGTGTAGAGAAACTCCGGACTTCTCCATGCCCAGAGCACACAATAGCACTGACAGCTCTCCGCTGTCCTGAAGACACGGCGACTGTAATCCAACGTGAGGAGAAACGAGCAGCCGAGGACGCCATCATTGCTACACTGGCCGCCGCTCCAGACGCTCTGCGCATGTTCGGGAAACAGTGGGCGTCTCCcactaaaccccccccccccccccccccccccccccaagataTTCTGTTTAATCCGAGATGTCACTCTCTCAAGAAAATATGAGCTTTGAAAATTtaacttaaatcaccttttctttttttaaataaattctgcTTAAGAAGTCACATCATATAAATCACGACCGGCTAAAATTATTCAATTTCCCCTGACTTTCCTCTGTATATCGAACATAACAAGTGACAAACGAAAGAGGATGCACACCTTTTGCAACACGGCGTAGCGCGTGAAGACAGCAACAATCCAGAAACAAATCTCCCGCCCTGTCGGACAGCTCCGTGGAGCAAAGCGAGCGAACACTTAAGCGGCAAGGCTGAACTGTCAGCTGTAGAAGGAACCCTCCTTTGCCGAGTACCAGCCACCTCGACACAGACACCCGGAAGGCACGAAAGTCAGTTTGAGAGGGCAGCATGAATCGCTTTAAGACCTCCAAATTCAAAAACACCACTCCGAAAATTGCCAAGAAAGATGTGAGTAGCTTGCGAGCAACAGAATAGGTGCAGATTTGCTAGCTAGCGTTAGCGTTGGTAATTAGCTCTGTGGTGTGCTCTTTTGTGGGGAACGCCTGCGTGTTTGCAAGGGATGTTGAACTTCCTGCATCTGGAAATCTGCACAGCATTCAGAGCAGGAGATGCAAGTGTTCTGTGGGCTCTTAGTGAAGACTGAAATCATTGTGGTTGCACACTGCTGTCAGCCGTGATAGGATGCTGTGGTGATGCACATCACCATACTTGTGTTAAAATAGCTTATTAGCTCTTTGCTGCAGTATTATATGGTTTTGATTGCTCCGATTTTCAGCCACTGggaaaggaaaataataataataatataactaCCATATAACTACCACAGTTGCCTCTTTTTCAGTGATAGTAGTCCTGCAGATTGCAATTGTTGACATGTCTGGACTGGACTGCAGTGTCTTGCATACAAATCTGGACCAATTCTTTCTCAACTTTAAACGCCTAAAGCTCTGCTTTGTGAGGTGTATATTATAATGTAATccccagcttttttttttttaattttatttttaaagccgAGGCAATCCTTGGCATGCACAGAAACAGTGGTATCTCTACAAATCTGTGCCCGGGGTTTAAGACAGCAGGTGGTGCTTTGCTCTTGTGAATGTTAAACTAGCCCTTTGCACCGGAGAGCAGATTTAATGTGAAgtcatgtgtctgtgtgctgacATTTTATACTCAGTGCAGGGGTGAAATGTTGGTCAAGAGGAGATGCAGGATTATGTGGCTAGaatgagaaaagaaagcaatttTATGTCAAAGCTACTTCAAATCATAGGCCTGCAGAGGAATTTAAAAAAGGTAGTGAAAGAAAGTGACCAGTGAACATAAAGTTGTCTTTCAGATGATATAACTAGAAGTTTTATAGACTCAGTTATTGTAATAATCAGCATTATATGTGGTTTAGATTGAGGAATTTAAGTTAAGTCAtatgttgtgattttgtttgggATTGAAACGGCCTCTAGTGTGatgtatttgcatttgttgtCTACCTCGCTTTTGACACAAACATGTCTAGTTTTGTTGCAATAAATGCAAAGAGTGCTTTGAAATGGATGAACAGAGCAGCAATACATCTCTTCTGCAAGGCTGTCGGAGCTGTCAAAGTGCCCTTTAGCGGCTGAATGACCATCAGGATTGCTCTTAGTTTCCTGAATAGCAGCGCAGCAGTACTTACTGGAGCATGCTGTACAGACACACTTTCCTCTAGCTGCTCTTGCCTTGTTAATGTTATGAAAGAGTTTTAAGAGTTCTCTGCTGTGCAAAGCAGGGAGGACTTCCACTTCCTTCCCACtcatgcgtgcatgtgtgtgtgctctctGTCAGATCCTTCCTGTTTATTGCAGcgtttgctttctttttctttttttttatggttgTGACAGTGTGTGGCTTAATATTATGAAACAAAGAGGAGATGGTTGTTTGTGGTCTTTTTTGCATTGACTTATGCTTGCGCATTATTaaacccatgtgtttccactagGAGTGGATCAACAATGTCCATGCTGGCTCCTTTGCCTCCCAGGGCAACCACATCAAAGCAAGTTCCAAGCTGGTGGCTTTCAATACTGAGCAGGCTGGTAAGACTATAAAGGTTTGGCAGAACAGTAACATTCCCTTATACTGTGCTGTGAAAAggtatttgcccccttcctgatgtCTTTGTAAGGTTTTCCAACCTGGGTTGATTACTGAAACTGAACTCAGCTTTTCAAAAATGTGGTTAATTATAGTTAAATCAGGAGTTAACAAGGGTGGGGTGTTACTTTTCAAATAGGGCCAGATAGGTTTGGATCGATTGTTTTTTCCGcttcttaaataaaatcatcacgttaaaaatacatttgaatttacTCAGGCTTATCTTTGTCAGATAGAAGTATCCACTTTTTACAGTATGAGTCATGTTTATACTGCTGTTCAGAATATCAAGATAACATAACCTAAAAATCAAACACAGTTAGAAGGAACATTTTGAATTTTTGAAAGGATAATTCCTGACATTTCCTGTCTGCTGTACGTGTCCACAGGTGGAGGCATGCTGGGCTTGTCTTCAGTCCAACCAGGCTCAGACGGCCAGCGGGCTGTCACCCAGATTTCCTGCCATTctggtagtttttttttttttttaatccttttgaTTGCCTCttaaactctttaaaaacagaaatcacaTGAGAAATCTACATGATGTTTCTCAGAAGTGAAAGTAGACACATGACCTGGTTCTAATATCTTATGCTAATGTCTATTAATTAATTTTCCTTCTCTCCTGTCAGATCTTGTGACTGACATGGACTTCTCTCCTTTTGATGATAGTCTCCTGGCAACATGCTCAGTAGATGAAACGGTGAGCTGTTCAGTGTCCTACTTCTTTCTGACCTTGTTCGTTCAAATATACTCATAAGCCAACGTTCCATCGTCTCAGGCCTTGTTATTCCTGCCAGGATTTTGAATTGTTTTTCCTATTTAAACGTTTTGAAGACTCCTTTCTCTCAGCCACAGGTGCCCCAGCTTACTGGAATGTGCTGAGCGGGGTCCTGCGTCTTCATACTCAGCAGCTCGGTTTACCTCACAGACCCGTAAAGATATGCAACTTTTgccgcacacacaaacaaagtgaTCTGCAATGCCCCGCATCTGCAAAACACTTTCTCTCCTCTTATCTTTTGCCAGCACGTCATATTGTTTCACCAGCTTGGTTGTGCTGAGCAGGGAAAATGTCTGGGAAACGTGATctcaattgtgtgtttttcctgaCTTAACTAGACTTTATATAAACTCTTTTTCATAAATTTTCATGTAATCTGATATTGATGTTAGAAACATAACATGAGCCCAGACCCCAAATTATTCAACATTTAGAGAAATACATCATTTGACGGCCTGGTTGATGTTACACTTTGATATTTTAATTACATGCTGTTTTGATCTTCTTCACACAGTTTGTTCCCTTTGTGAGGCTAGACAACCACAGCTCCTGCAGTCTTATGGTTGCTTAGCCTAGCCATGACCGgttggtgaggggagggagagaggacaaaaaacacactgtagAAGAGAGccacacaataataatacttaatgattaaatgcagagtcatgtataaacacatttagtgagtgagtgaagaagaaacccTCAGTGCATTATGGGAATCCTCCCAGCAGCTTAGGCCTATTGtagtgtaactaagggaggattcagaaTCACCTGATCTAGCcgtattgtttgttttgctaagaggagggagagggggagaaaagggatgaaggtttgttttttccctgaaaTGGATACAGAGATGGCaggaagagggagaaagagccattatctttatttttagtccTTTCGTGTGCGCAGGTGAAGCTGTGGCGTTTGTGTGATCTGGCGCAGGAGCAGTCCAGCAGTCCAGAGCTGACCCTGCGGCCAGGTCAGGGCAGGCTCGAGCTGGTGCTCTTCCACCCCACCTCCTCTGGCTTGCTGGCTGTTGGCACCACTAAGTCTGCTCAGATTTGGGACACCAACTGCCAGGAAGCACCGCTAGCAGGTAACTACAACCAGCAGCTGAGCacagttaaatttttttatttgaaacaaaTCTCAAAATCTTTGTTCGTACATCATGTGCCGTGCTGTTTTTCACATGTAAcatttcagtctgtgtcagTTAGTTGTCAGTAAATGTGCtgcattttgtttctgtgtgtaacAAAAGTTTATATATGGAGTGGAGTGAAGTGCTTGCCCTTTTTTTGTGTTGGAGACTCTCTCACTGACACTGCCTACGTTTTACAGCCCTGTGGCTCTGTCTAAGTGCTGGAGCAGCAGAGGTAATGTTTTGGTTTGCAATCCTGGCCCCAGTCTCCTTGGATTGGCCTCAGGATATAATCACTATCCTCtggcctccccccccccccccacccccccccaaaaaacaaaaaacaaccccaacCCACACACATATACTGTGTCCCTCCTTCTCCACCCCCCCATGACAGCTGgcctggctgctgctgctcactgctGATCCAACCTGCCACCGTGTCTTTCATCGCCCTCATTTGTAGTTTTCTTTCCATGTGTGGTCAAGGAGCAAGATCTGAATGAGAAAATGTGCATCTAAGTGAGCGTGTGTTTGGGttcttgtgtttatttgtttgttttttcgctCTTCACTTTTACTTTGTGTGGCACTGTCCTAACAAGAGCACCCTTCAttttttggtgtgtgtcatGGTGAAATGATTCACACAAGCTATGCTGTGATCACTTATGGCACTTCAGCTTACACGTGCCATGCTTTGAATTTCTTACATATGCCTACACTGGTGAAAGGTGTAAACCACTCATActtttattgttgtgttttctgaACACTGTGTGCTTGATTTATGGCCTCATCTCTTCCCTGCATTTTCATGAAGTGACCTCTTTAcattgatgtgtgtgttttgttttcttttttgtcttgtctgtgtttgtgctgtcaaTCTGTCCTcgcttccctctttctttccaaACCATTTTAACTTTCTTTGTCATTGTTTTGTCACTGTCTAACATTAACATTATTTCCAGTTTCTACCACTTTAAAAGATCCATTGCGTGTTTGCAGTTCTAGAGCAGCACGGTGACCAGGTGCAGAGTCTCGGCTGGAAACTCGATGGATCTCTTTTGGCTTCCTCCTGCAAGGTGAGGACAGCTCAACCTGAACAGGATGTTAAGTCTTAGTCAAAACTAAGCCAAAATGCACAAgcactgtgtaaaaaaaaaaaaaaaaactaaggaaACCTCACGATTCAGCAGTTTGTAGAACCAGCtgtagcagcaataacttgaagtacttgtttttctttatcagtccctcacatcattgtggaggaatttggcccactcagttcattgaggttttaTGGGCATTCtcttatgcacagctctcttaaggtaaCACCATAGCATTTCAGTCGGGCTGGGGTCTGGACTTTG includes the following:
- the dnaja3a gene encoding dnaJ heat shock protein family (Hsp40) member A3a isoform X1 — encoded protein: MRRASGAAASVAMMASSAARFSSRWITVAVSSGQRRAVSAIVCSGHGEVRSFSTLRAEKLWRDGSLVCGGVGKAVTLRGLSVPGLKPPNAVYTQSFHTSAPASSKQDFYQVLGVPRTATQKEIKKAYYQMAKKYHPDTNKDDPQAKEKFAQLAEAYEVLSDEVKRKQYDTYGTAGFDAGQAGRGQHYWSGHASNVDPEELFRKIFGEFSGGRGFGDFGAIFDQPQEYIMELTFTQAAKGVNKEMSVNIETACQRCDGKGHEPGTKVQHCHNCNGSGMETVNTGPFVMRSTCRRCGGKGTVISTPCNSCRGTGQTKQKKTVMVPVPAGVEDGQTVRMPVGKKEIFITFKVQKSPIFRRDGADIHSDLYVSVAQAILGGTARTQGLYETLNLSIPTGIQTDQRIRLSGKGIARVSGYGFGDHYIHVKIKIPKNLTDRQRALLMSYAEDETDIEGTVNGVTATTTGKRSSMN
- the dnaja3a gene encoding dnaJ heat shock protein family (Hsp40) member A3a isoform X2; the encoded protein is MRRASGAAASVAMMASSAARFSSRWITVAVSSGQRRAVSAIVCSGHGEVRSFSTLRAEKLWRDGSLVCGGVGKAVTLRGLSVPGLKPPNAVYTQSFHTSAPASSKQDFYQVLGVPRTATQKEIKKAYYQMAKKYHPDTNKDDPQAKEKFAQLAEAYEVLSDEVKRKQYDTYGTAGFDAGQAGRGQHYWSGHASNVDPEELFRKIFGEFSGGRGFGDFGAIFDQPQEYIMELTFTQAAKGVNKEMSVNIETACQRCDGKGHEPGTKVQHCHNCNGSGMETVNTGPFVMRSTCRRCGGKGTVISTPCNSCRGTGQTKQKKTVMVPVPAGVEDGQTVRMPVGKKEIFITFKVQKSPIFRRDGADIHSDLYVSVAQAILGGTARTQGLYETLNLSIPTGIQTDQRIRLSGKGIARVSGYGFGDHYIHVKIKIPKNLTDRQRALLMSYAEDETDIEGTVNGVTATTTGGGSSGRRSEAGQRKHDNKAELNQQVGFFSKLRKLFSSS